A window from Chiroxiphia lanceolata isolate bChiLan1 chromosome 3, bChiLan1.pri, whole genome shotgun sequence encodes these proteins:
- the RCOR3 gene encoding REST corepressor 3 isoform X3, with the protein MLGMMEKGAELLGGKSRAAPNGAKSSSPSNGHYSEPESGGGDSGDEHDVGMRVGAEYQARIPDFEPGATKYTDKDNGGMLVWSPYHNIPDAKLDEYIAIAKEKHGYNVEQALGMLFWHKHNIEKSLADLPNFTPFPDEWTVEDKVLFEQAFSFHGKSFHRIQQMLPDKTIASLVKYYYSWKKTRSRTSLMDRQARKLANRNNQGDSDDDVEEAHPMDGNDSDYDPKKEAKKEGNNEQPVQTSKIGLGRREYQSLQHRHHSQRSKCRPPKGMYLTQEDVIAVSCSPNAANTILRQLDMELISLKRQVQNAKQVNSALKQKMEGGIEEFKPPESNQKINARWTTEEQLLAVQGTKHSGHSVFRPFTSSAGICSSTCRSHGNFKSAAPVTSSSTSCCSCSPSAASTASTAGAIHSAAADSKSASPTAHPPS; encoded by the exons atgCTGGGCATGATGGAGAAGGGAGCGGAGCTCTTGGGGGGTAAGAGCCGGGCAGCCCCCAACGGCGccaagagcagcagcccctccaACGGGCACTACTCGGAGCCGGAGAGCGGCGGCGGCGACAGTGGCGACGAGCACG ATGTAGGAATGAGGGTCGGAGCGGAATACCAGGCGCGCATTCCTGACTTCGAGCCCG GTGCCACAAAATATACTGATAAAGATAATGGAGGGATGCTTGTATGGTCTCCATATCATAATATTCCAGATGCCAAGT TGGATGAATATATAGCaatagcaaaggaaaaacatggaTACAATGTGGAACAG gctCTCGGCATGTTGTTCTGGCATAAACACAATATTGAGAAGTCCCTTGCCGATCTCCCTAACTTCACTCCTTTCCCTGATGAATGGACAGTTGAAGATAAAGTCCTATTTGAACAAGCATTTAGCTTCCATGGAAAGAGCTTTCACAGGATCCAGCAAATG CTTCCAGACAAGACCATTGCAAGCCTTGTAAAATATTACTATTCTTGGAAAAAAACTCGGTCTAGGACAAGTTTGATGGATCGTCAGGCTCGAAAACTAGCTAATAGAAATAATCAAGGTGACAG TGATGATGATGTAGAAGAAGCTCATCCCATGGATGGAAATGATAGTGATTATGATCCcaaaaaagaagccaaaaagGAG GGCAATAATGAGCAGCCTGTTCAGACCAGCAAAATAGGTCTGGGTAGAAGAGAGTATCAGAGCTTGCAGCATCGCCACCATTCTCAGCGTTCCAAATGCCGTCCACCAAAAGGCATGTACCTGACCCAGGAAGATGTGATAGCTGTTTCCTGTAGTCCCAATGCAGCCAACACAATTCTTAGACAGCTGGATATGGAACTAATCTCGTTAAAGCGACAG GTTCAAAATGCTAAGCAAGTAAACAGTGCActtaaacagaaaatggaaggCGGGATTGAAGAATTCAAACCTCCTGAG TCTAATCAGAAAATCAATGCCCGTTGGACCACAGAAGAGCAGCTTCTTGCAGTACAAG GCACAAAGCACTCCGGCCACTCAGTGTTTAGGCCCTTCACCTCCAGCGCAGgcatctgctccagcacctgccgCTCCCATGGCAACTTTAAATCAGCCGCCCCCGTTACTTCGTCCAGcacttcctgctgctcctgctctccatcGGCAGCCTCCACCGCTTCAACAGCAGGCGCGATTCATTCAGCCGCGGCCGACTCTAAATCAGCCTCCCCCACCGCTCATCCGCCCAGCTAA
- the RCOR3 gene encoding REST corepressor 3 isoform X2, which yields MLFWHKHNIEKSLADLPNFTPFPDEWTVEDKVLFEQAFSFHGKSFHRIQQMLPDKTIASLVKYYYSWKKTRSRTSLMDRQARKLANRNNQGDSDDDVEEAHPMDGNDSDYDPKKEAKKEGNNEQPVQTSKIGLGRREYQSLQHRHHSQRSKCRPPKGMYLTQEDVIAVSCSPNAANTILRQLDMELISLKRQVQNAKQVNSALKQKMEGGIEEFKPPESNQKINARWTTEEQLLAVQGVRKYGKDFQAIADVIGNKTVGQVKNFFVNYRRRFNLEEVLQEWEAEQGTLASNGDASALGEDTKNTSNVPSGKSTDEEDEAQSTPATQCLGPSPPAQASAPAPAAPMATLNQPPPLLRPALPAAPALHRQPPPLQQQARFIQPRPTLNQPPPPLIRPANSMPPRLNPRPVLTTVSGQQPPSLIGIQTESQSTLH from the exons ATGTTGTTCTGGCATAAACACAATATTGAGAAGTCCCTTGCCGATCTCCCTAACTTCACTCCTTTCCCTGATGAATGGACAGTTGAAGATAAAGTCCTATTTGAACAAGCATTTAGCTTCCATGGAAAGAGCTTTCACAGGATCCAGCAAATG CTTCCAGACAAGACCATTGCAAGCCTTGTAAAATATTACTATTCTTGGAAAAAAACTCGGTCTAGGACAAGTTTGATGGATCGTCAGGCTCGAAAACTAGCTAATAGAAATAATCAAGGTGACAG TGATGATGATGTAGAAGAAGCTCATCCCATGGATGGAAATGATAGTGATTATGATCCcaaaaaagaagccaaaaagGAG GGCAATAATGAGCAGCCTGTTCAGACCAGCAAAATAGGTCTGGGTAGAAGAGAGTATCAGAGCTTGCAGCATCGCCACCATTCTCAGCGTTCCAAATGCCGTCCACCAAAAGGCATGTACCTGACCCAGGAAGATGTGATAGCTGTTTCCTGTAGTCCCAATGCAGCCAACACAATTCTTAGACAGCTGGATATGGAACTAATCTCGTTAAAGCGACAG GTTCAAAATGCTAAGCAAGTAAACAGTGCActtaaacagaaaatggaaggCGGGATTGAAGAATTCAAACCTCCTGAG TCTAATCAGAAAATCAATGCCCGTTGGACCACAGAAGAGCAGCTTCTTGCAGTACAAG GTGTCCGAAAATATGGTAAAGATTTTCAAGCTATTGCAGATGTAATTGGCAACAAGACTGTTGGCCaagtgaagaacttctttgtaAACTACAGGCGTCGGTTTAACTTAGAGGAGGTATTGCAGGAATGGGAAGCGGAACAAGGAACCCTGGCTTCTAATGGTGATGCTTCTGCTTTAGGGGAGGACACAAAAAATACTTCTAATGTGCCATCAGGAAAGAGCACTGATGAAGAAGATGAG GCACAAAGCACTCCGGCCACTCAGTGTTTAGGCCCTTCACCTCCAGCGCAGgcatctgctccagcacctgccgCTCCCATGGCAACTTTAAATCAGCCGCCCCCGTTACTTCGTCCAGcacttcctgctgctcctgctctccatcGGCAGCCTCCACCGCTTCAACAGCAGGCGCGATTCATTCAGCCGCGGCCGACTCTAAATCAGCCTCCCCCACCGCTCATCCGCCCAGCTAATTCCATGCCTCCTCGTCTAAACCCAAGGCCAGTGTTAACCACGGTTAGTGGCCAGCAGCCACCCTCGCTTATTGGAATTCAGACAGAATCTCAGTCTACTCTGcactga
- the RCOR3 gene encoding REST corepressor 3 isoform X1, whose amino-acid sequence MLGMMEKGAELLGGKSRAAPNGAKSSSPSNGHYSEPESGGGDSGDEHDVGMRVGAEYQARIPDFEPGATKYTDKDNGGMLVWSPYHNIPDAKLDEYIAIAKEKHGYNVEQALGMLFWHKHNIEKSLADLPNFTPFPDEWTVEDKVLFEQAFSFHGKSFHRIQQMLPDKTIASLVKYYYSWKKTRSRTSLMDRQARKLANRNNQGDSDDDVEEAHPMDGNDSDYDPKKEAKKEGNNEQPVQTSKIGLGRREYQSLQHRHHSQRSKCRPPKGMYLTQEDVIAVSCSPNAANTILRQLDMELISLKRQVQNAKQVNSALKQKMEGGIEEFKPPESNQKINARWTTEEQLLAVQGVRKYGKDFQAIADVIGNKTVGQVKNFFVNYRRRFNLEEVLQEWEAEQGTLASNGDASALGEDTKNTSNVPSGKSTDEEDEAQSTPATQCLGPSPPAQASAPAPAAPMATLNQPPPLLRPALPAAPALHRQPPPLQQQARFIQPRPTLNQPPPPLIRPANSMPPRLNPRPVLTTVSGQQPPSLIGIQTESQSTLH is encoded by the exons atgCTGGGCATGATGGAGAAGGGAGCGGAGCTCTTGGGGGGTAAGAGCCGGGCAGCCCCCAACGGCGccaagagcagcagcccctccaACGGGCACTACTCGGAGCCGGAGAGCGGCGGCGGCGACAGTGGCGACGAGCACG ATGTAGGAATGAGGGTCGGAGCGGAATACCAGGCGCGCATTCCTGACTTCGAGCCCG GTGCCACAAAATATACTGATAAAGATAATGGAGGGATGCTTGTATGGTCTCCATATCATAATATTCCAGATGCCAAGT TGGATGAATATATAGCaatagcaaaggaaaaacatggaTACAATGTGGAACAG gctCTCGGCATGTTGTTCTGGCATAAACACAATATTGAGAAGTCCCTTGCCGATCTCCCTAACTTCACTCCTTTCCCTGATGAATGGACAGTTGAAGATAAAGTCCTATTTGAACAAGCATTTAGCTTCCATGGAAAGAGCTTTCACAGGATCCAGCAAATG CTTCCAGACAAGACCATTGCAAGCCTTGTAAAATATTACTATTCTTGGAAAAAAACTCGGTCTAGGACAAGTTTGATGGATCGTCAGGCTCGAAAACTAGCTAATAGAAATAATCAAGGTGACAG TGATGATGATGTAGAAGAAGCTCATCCCATGGATGGAAATGATAGTGATTATGATCCcaaaaaagaagccaaaaagGAG GGCAATAATGAGCAGCCTGTTCAGACCAGCAAAATAGGTCTGGGTAGAAGAGAGTATCAGAGCTTGCAGCATCGCCACCATTCTCAGCGTTCCAAATGCCGTCCACCAAAAGGCATGTACCTGACCCAGGAAGATGTGATAGCTGTTTCCTGTAGTCCCAATGCAGCCAACACAATTCTTAGACAGCTGGATATGGAACTAATCTCGTTAAAGCGACAG GTTCAAAATGCTAAGCAAGTAAACAGTGCActtaaacagaaaatggaaggCGGGATTGAAGAATTCAAACCTCCTGAG TCTAATCAGAAAATCAATGCCCGTTGGACCACAGAAGAGCAGCTTCTTGCAGTACAAG GTGTCCGAAAATATGGTAAAGATTTTCAAGCTATTGCAGATGTAATTGGCAACAAGACTGTTGGCCaagtgaagaacttctttgtaAACTACAGGCGTCGGTTTAACTTAGAGGAGGTATTGCAGGAATGGGAAGCGGAACAAGGAACCCTGGCTTCTAATGGTGATGCTTCTGCTTTAGGGGAGGACACAAAAAATACTTCTAATGTGCCATCAGGAAAGAGCACTGATGAAGAAGATGAG GCACAAAGCACTCCGGCCACTCAGTGTTTAGGCCCTTCACCTCCAGCGCAGgcatctgctccagcacctgccgCTCCCATGGCAACTTTAAATCAGCCGCCCCCGTTACTTCGTCCAGcacttcctgctgctcctgctctccatcGGCAGCCTCCACCGCTTCAACAGCAGGCGCGATTCATTCAGCCGCGGCCGACTCTAAATCAGCCTCCCCCACCGCTCATCCGCCCAGCTAATTCCATGCCTCCTCGTCTAAACCCAAGGCCAGTGTTAACCACGGTTAGTGGCCAGCAGCCACCCTCGCTTATTGGAATTCAGACAGAATCTCAGTCTACTCTGcactga